A window of the Vibrio pomeroyi genome harbors these coding sequences:
- a CDS encoding class I SAM-dependent DNA methyltransferase → MSANALYTDLSGYYDLMCVDIDYQAQSNCVRRLHQIFGNKGKTHLDLGCGTGPHVRHFIDYGYQSNGLDLNQPMLDIAQIRCPEANFSVQNMSNFEVSEPFDLITCFLYSIHYNDGIEKLKECIASVHKALKQGGVFCFNVVDKDKICNDLFVRHTTNQEQDDFTFRSGWYYSGEGDKQALKLSIEKTTAGETQIWNDEHPMVAFSFQELIEILKAYFEVHIFEHDYDKLLPWDTQSGNALITCVKG, encoded by the coding sequence ATGTCCGCCAACGCGCTCTATACCGACCTATCTGGTTACTATGATTTAATGTGTGTTGATATTGACTACCAAGCGCAAAGTAACTGCGTTCGTAGGCTACATCAGATTTTTGGAAATAAAGGAAAAACTCACCTAGACCTTGGTTGTGGTACAGGTCCTCACGTTCGTCACTTTATTGATTACGGCTATCAAAGCAATGGACTTGACCTAAACCAGCCCATGTTAGACATCGCTCAAATACGCTGCCCGGAAGCGAACTTTTCAGTGCAGAACATGAGTAATTTTGAAGTCTCCGAGCCGTTCGACCTTATTACTTGTTTCTTGTATTCCATCCACTACAACGATGGCATCGAGAAGTTAAAAGAGTGCATTGCCAGCGTTCATAAAGCGCTAAAACAAGGCGGTGTGTTCTGCTTCAATGTGGTCGACAAAGACAAGATCTGTAATGATCTTTTTGTTCGACACACAACTAACCAAGAGCAGGATGATTTTACTTTCCGCTCGGGTTGGTATTATTCAGGCGAAGGTGACAAACAGGCGTTGAAACTCAGTATAGAGAAGACAACCGCTGGTGAAACTCAAATATGGAATGATGAACACCCAATGGTGGCTTTCTCGTTCCAAGAGTTGATTGAAATACTCAAAGCCTACTTTGAAGTTCATATCTTTGAACACGATTACGATAAGTTGTTGCCGTGGGATACCCAGTCGGGTAATGCTCTCATCACCTGTGTAAAAGGCTAA
- a CDS encoding sensor domain-containing diguanylate cyclase, translated as MSIQLDLTTATPCQNFDSAQGYITLQDHRVIDVDNNIAKIFGYASKESLLKNVDFVYSMVPEHFHGAMRERYLTAIKGQLLKGKLYTDIVINGRNLSLFSIAQGIQVNKRPALRVMIIDITPVIAAERHNQEKDQMYQSLLNSSKQGILVHRNFKPLMVNQAWVDLQGAKSVEQVLAMDSIISIIPPANRLNAMKRCQSILKGSPPNFSSVVENQCFDGSKKHFNIYDNIINWQGEKAIQVVIEDVSDKVILEQELLHRALHDDLTQVLNRSAIYDWLKKPLSDQTEMSCLLLDIDDFKKINDQFGHSVGDEVIRTLAQTIKKHVKALNGVVGRWGGEEFIVFFPKARSNQATALATADSQARVVGERICEEFRTRQFLGFNRTKFQSSVSIGITDSCIMRTSKALNTLIRVTDNALYQAKSKGKNRVSVNQEGACIECGQ; from the coding sequence ATGAGTATCCAATTAGACTTAACCACAGCCACACCTTGCCAGAACTTTGATTCCGCTCAGGGCTACATTACGCTTCAAGATCATCGTGTTATTGATGTTGATAATAACATTGCCAAGATATTTGGTTACGCCAGTAAAGAATCACTTCTTAAGAACGTCGACTTTGTCTATTCAATGGTGCCAGAGCATTTCCACGGAGCCATGCGTGAACGTTACCTGACTGCAATTAAAGGACAACTTCTAAAAGGAAAGCTCTATACCGACATCGTCATTAACGGTCGTAACTTGTCTTTGTTTAGCATTGCCCAAGGCATTCAGGTAAACAAGCGCCCTGCACTTCGCGTAATGATCATTGATATCACTCCTGTGATCGCAGCCGAGCGTCATAATCAAGAAAAAGACCAGATGTACCAATCTCTGCTCAACAGCTCTAAACAAGGCATACTTGTCCATAGAAACTTCAAACCACTGATGGTTAACCAAGCTTGGGTTGATTTACAGGGCGCAAAATCGGTTGAACAGGTGTTGGCCATGGATTCGATCATTTCAATCATTCCACCAGCAAACCGACTGAATGCTATGAAACGTTGCCAGAGCATACTCAAAGGTAGTCCGCCAAACTTCAGTTCAGTTGTTGAAAACCAATGCTTTGATGGCAGTAAAAAGCACTTCAACATCTACGACAACATCATTAATTGGCAAGGCGAAAAAGCAATTCAAGTGGTGATAGAAGACGTTTCAGATAAGGTAATATTGGAACAGGAACTATTACACCGTGCCCTTCATGACGACCTAACACAAGTGCTCAATCGCAGCGCTATTTACGATTGGTTGAAAAAGCCGTTAAGTGATCAAACTGAGATGTCTTGTTTGCTGCTGGACATTGATGATTTCAAAAAGATTAACGACCAATTTGGCCACAGTGTGGGTGATGAAGTCATTCGCACCCTTGCACAAACCATCAAGAAACACGTAAAAGCGTTGAACGGCGTTGTTGGACGTTGGGGCGGCGAAGAGTTTATCGTCTTCTTTCCTAAAGCCCGATCGAATCAAGCGACGGCACTAGCCACTGCCGATTCTCAAGCAAGAGTGGTGGGCGAACGCATTTGCGAAGAGTTTCGCACTCGTCAGTTCTTGGGGTTCAATCGTACCAAGTTTCAATCGAGCGTGAGTATTGGCATTACCGATAGCTGTATCATGCGCACGAGCAAGGCGCTCAATACCTTAATTCGTGTTACGGATAACGCGCTCTATCAGGCTAAATCGAAAGGCAAGAATAGAGTGTCGGTCAATCAAGAAGGCGCGTGCATAGAGTGTGGACAGTGA
- a CDS encoding GNAT family N-acetyltransferase produces MEIKIDDLSGGEVIGLLEEHLADMYATSPPESVHALDLDGLKSPEITFFSAWKDSQLLGCVAIKELDTQHAELKSMRTSHFARKSGVASQLLQHVLDTANARQYRQISLETGSEDYFKPARNLYEKFGFGYCEPFADYELDPYSQFMTIELR; encoded by the coding sequence ATGGAAATAAAAATTGATGACTTGTCTGGCGGAGAGGTGATTGGACTACTTGAAGAACATTTAGCTGATATGTACGCGACATCGCCACCAGAGAGCGTTCATGCACTTGACCTTGATGGGCTAAAGTCGCCAGAGATAACATTCTTCAGTGCATGGAAAGATAGCCAACTACTGGGCTGTGTTGCTATTAAAGAGTTGGATACTCAACATGCTGAACTCAAATCAATGAGAACCTCTCATTTTGCACGTAAATCTGGCGTTGCTAGCCAACTTTTACAACATGTTTTGGATACGGCGAACGCTCGCCAGTATCGACAAATCAGCTTAGAAACCGGCTCTGAAGATTACTTCAAGCCTGCACGTAACTTGTACGAGAAATTTGGCTTTGGTTATTGCGAACCTTTTGCAGATTACGAGCTCGATCCTTACAGCCAATTTATGACGATCGAATTGCGTTAG
- a CDS encoding S8 family peptidase, whose amino-acid sequence MNHGHRLTTLALAIMASAHVSASALNENSPEPQPTNSPFIQDVKGTIVEDYSRETLQPAFFSMRMMSNADEQRGDWFNLSASYTRLQGVGSDVVYDYLMPPLQPQPVIVAVLDSGVDVEHEDLKNKLWTNEDEIPDNGIDDDGNGYIDDVHGWNFLGNSLGINVDQDTLEVTREYKKYLKLKEKGHWIPRKKRAYYKAVESDYLSSLKDDQDALNRVMTATEQANEFKKQILQYVDQKDFSTNGLKTLLDSKNASVVTAAEGLLSVFDSWYSFEYLESRRTRYQDSLDFHLNLELDTRGDIVWDDISNPWEKGYGNNDVKGPVGSHGTHVAGIIAAERDNFIGIDGVADHAQIMAVRMVPNGDERDKDIANAVRYAVDNGAKIINMSFGKSYSPRKYIVDHAFRYAARKGVLIVHSAGNSRNDNDIKPSFPNRYAKHYRSKPITTWLDVGASAKYADETLVASFSNFGQKSVDVFAPGYRILSTTPGNTYGSKSGTSMAAPVVSGVAALVWSRYPDLSVKELKAMLMGESKVYPELLVKKPSSPEDLVPFSTLSISGSVVDAEAIFAELETR is encoded by the coding sequence ATGAATCACGGACACAGACTTACCACTCTCGCTTTAGCCATTATGGCTTCCGCTCACGTATCTGCCTCGGCTCTTAATGAAAATAGTCCAGAGCCGCAACCTACCAACTCGCCCTTCATCCAAGATGTAAAAGGGACGATAGTTGAAGATTACTCACGAGAAACCCTCCAACCTGCATTTTTCTCTATGCGAATGATGAGTAACGCTGACGAACAACGTGGCGATTGGTTTAATCTCTCGGCAAGTTACACCAGACTCCAAGGCGTGGGCTCTGATGTGGTATACGACTACTTAATGCCCCCTCTTCAACCACAACCTGTCATCGTTGCCGTTCTTGATTCGGGCGTTGACGTGGAACACGAAGATCTTAAAAACAAACTCTGGACCAACGAAGACGAGATCCCTGACAACGGAATCGATGATGACGGCAATGGCTACATTGATGATGTGCACGGTTGGAACTTTCTGGGTAATTCACTAGGCATTAACGTCGATCAAGACACATTAGAAGTCACCAGAGAATACAAAAAGTACCTCAAGCTAAAAGAGAAAGGTCATTGGATTCCGCGTAAGAAGCGAGCTTACTATAAAGCGGTAGAATCGGATTACTTGTCTTCTTTGAAAGACGACCAAGATGCATTGAATCGTGTAATGACAGCAACTGAGCAAGCCAATGAGTTCAAAAAACAGATTCTTCAATACGTCGATCAAAAAGACTTTTCTACCAACGGGTTAAAAACACTATTAGATAGCAAGAATGCTAGCGTTGTAACCGCTGCTGAAGGACTTTTGAGTGTGTTTGATTCATGGTACTCATTTGAATATCTAGAATCGCGTCGCACTCGATACCAAGACTCTTTAGATTTCCACCTTAACCTAGAGCTCGACACACGTGGCGATATTGTTTGGGACGACATTTCTAACCCTTGGGAAAAAGGATATGGAAACAACGATGTAAAAGGTCCTGTAGGTTCACACGGTACTCATGTGGCGGGAATTATTGCAGCAGAACGTGACAATTTTATTGGTATTGATGGAGTTGCGGATCATGCTCAAATCATGGCAGTACGTATGGTGCCAAACGGCGATGAGCGAGACAAAGACATTGCCAATGCCGTGCGTTACGCAGTCGATAACGGCGCGAAGATCATTAACATGAGTTTCGGTAAAAGTTACTCACCACGTAAGTACATTGTCGACCATGCTTTCCGCTATGCCGCTCGTAAAGGCGTGCTGATTGTTCACTCTGCGGGTAACAGTCGTAACGATAACGACATCAAACCAAGCTTTCCAAACCGTTACGCTAAGCATTACCGCTCGAAGCCTATCACAACATGGTTAGATGTGGGTGCATCCGCAAAATACGCAGACGAAACCTTAGTCGCAAGCTTCAGTAACTTTGGTCAAAAATCAGTTGATGTGTTCGCACCGGGCTACCGCATTTTATCAACCACACCCGGTAACACCTATGGTTCGAAAAGTGGTACCAGCATGGCAGCACCTGTTGTGTCTGGCGTAGCGGCATTAGTTTGGTCTCGCTACCCTGACCTATCCGTCAAAGAGCTCAAGGCCATGTTGATGGGCGAATCAAAAGTCTACCCAGAGTTGCTGGTTAAAAAGCCATCGAGCCCGGAAGATTTGGTTCCGTTCAGCACACTTTCAATCTCAGGAAGCGTTGTCGATGCAGAAGCCATTTTCGCGGAGCTAGAAACTCGCTAA
- a CDS encoding LysE/ArgO family amino acid transporter: MSTYFAGFSLGLSLILAIGSQNAFVLKQGLKNQHVLAICAVCAISDALLISFGVTGFGAIVKQFPQIEQFARYGGAIFLGVYSFLSFRSAFTENHALEASAETKDSLTKAIAMCLAFTWLNPHVYLDTVVLLGSISTQYQPNQMLFGAGAVTASFVFFFSLGYGARFLAPMFKNPRAWKVLEFIVGVIMASIAISLIV, encoded by the coding sequence ATGTCGACTTATTTTGCTGGTTTTTCTCTTGGTCTTTCGCTGATTCTCGCGATTGGTTCTCAAAATGCATTTGTTTTAAAGCAAGGTCTCAAGAACCAACATGTTCTAGCTATTTGTGCGGTGTGTGCGATTTCTGATGCGCTGCTGATCAGTTTCGGTGTAACGGGCTTTGGGGCGATCGTTAAACAGTTTCCACAAATAGAGCAATTTGCTCGTTATGGCGGAGCTATCTTTTTAGGCGTTTACTCGTTCTTAAGCTTCCGTTCTGCATTTACTGAAAACCACGCTCTGGAAGCAAGTGCAGAAACCAAAGATTCATTAACCAAAGCGATAGCCATGTGTTTGGCGTTCACTTGGTTAAACCCGCACGTCTATTTGGATACGGTAGTCCTGCTTGGTTCTATTTCGACTCAATATCAACCTAATCAAATGTTATTTGGCGCAGGGGCGGTAACGGCTTCGTTTGTGTTCTTCTTTTCACTAGGTTATGGCGCTCGATTCTTGGCACCAATGTTTAAGAACCCGAGAGCATGGAAGGTATTAGAATTTATCGTCGGTGTGATCATGGCATCTATTGCAATATCGTTGATCGTGTAA
- a CDS encoding glutathione S-transferase family protein → MIKLISFKNCPFVQRVMGSLVMKNVPFEIEYIELNDKPQWFLDISPNGQVPVLVTENDTVLFESDAIVEYLDDKYSPIEEVTAEQKALDRAWSYQASKHYMPQCGTMGSKDKETFETRLANLQKAFLKAENKLGNTEFFKGDYISNVDIAWLPLLHRASVIKEGSGFDMLEGFPKVQKWQAALIESGLTDKTVPEDFIEKFSGFYLTNNYLASLAEAR, encoded by the coding sequence ATGATTAAATTGATTAGCTTTAAAAATTGCCCATTTGTTCAACGTGTTATGGGTTCTCTCGTAATGAAAAATGTGCCATTTGAAATTGAATATATTGAACTTAATGACAAGCCACAGTGGTTCTTAGATATTTCGCCAAACGGTCAAGTGCCAGTGTTAGTAACAGAAAATGATACTGTGTTGTTTGAATCTGACGCGATTGTCGAATACCTAGATGATAAATATTCACCTATTGAAGAAGTAACTGCTGAGCAGAAAGCATTAGACCGTGCTTGGTCTTATCAGGCGAGCAAACATTACATGCCACAATGCGGCACAATGGGAAGTAAAGACAAAGAGACTTTTGAAACACGTTTAGCGAACCTTCAAAAAGCTTTCCTAAAAGCCGAAAACAAGTTAGGCAATACAGAATTCTTTAAAGGGGATTATATCTCTAATGTCGACATCGCTTGGTTACCACTGTTGCACCGCGCGTCAGTGATTAAAGAGGGGTCAGGCTTTGATATGCTCGAAGGCTTCCCGAAAGTACAGAAGTGGCAAGCGGCGCTGATTGAATCTGGATTGACCGACAAAACCGTTCCTGAGGATTTTATCGAGAAGTTTAGTGGCTTTTATTTAACGAACAATTACTTGGCAAGCCTAGCAGAAGCTCGTTAG
- a CDS encoding porin family protein, with protein sequence MLKSIFLLGLVGLVSLPTFAAGIEGGPYIGAGLGVYQDSDTDGGGNLDAESMGYSLYGGYQFNRIVGIELGYTDYADYEALGTKVLSPTSFSVAANVGYTFDNSIRPFVTAGLSYVDLNSKGSSYIDDDSGAGFHFGVGVEYTPVDNLTLRLISQADAVNVEFFDNRGNRLASRDVAFSTVTLGASYNF encoded by the coding sequence ATGCTTAAATCAATATTTCTATTGGGCCTAGTCGGCTTGGTTTCACTTCCTACTTTTGCTGCTGGTATTGAAGGCGGTCCATACATTGGTGCTGGCCTTGGCGTATATCAAGATTCAGACACGGATGGCGGTGGCAATCTAGACGCAGAAAGCATGGGATACAGCCTTTACGGTGGTTACCAATTTAACCGTATCGTTGGTATTGAGCTTGGCTATACAGATTATGCTGACTACGAAGCGCTTGGCACTAAGGTGCTTTCACCTACGTCTTTTTCTGTTGCAGCAAACGTAGGTTACACCTTCGATAATTCAATTCGTCCGTTCGTAACAGCGGGTCTGAGCTACGTTGACCTTAACTCAAAGGGTTCGAGCTATATTGATGATGATTCTGGTGCCGGTTTTCACTTCGGTGTTGGTGTTGAATACACACCAGTTGACAACCTGACGTTACGTCTGATCTCGCAAGCGGATGCGGTAAATGTCGAGTTCTTCGATAACCGCGGTAATAGATTAGCGAGTCGCGATGTTGCGTTCAGCACAGTAACACTAGGTGCTTCGTACAACTTCTAA
- a CDS encoding VOC family protein, whose amino-acid sequence MSEPIQQQIGNIALVVDNYDDAIEFYTKKLQFTLIEDTNLGSGKRWVQVSPPNSNGTNLLLAQASNEEQKQSVGNQTGGRVFLFLQTNDFWRDYELMRANGVVFNEEPRVEEYGTVVVFQDLYGNKWDLLQLNRPNH is encoded by the coding sequence ATGTCTGAACCAATCCAACAGCAAATCGGAAATATCGCGCTCGTCGTGGATAACTATGATGACGCGATCGAGTTCTATACTAAGAAGCTTCAATTCACTCTGATCGAAGACACCAATCTAGGTAGTGGGAAACGTTGGGTACAGGTATCTCCTCCGAATTCAAACGGAACTAACCTATTACTGGCTCAAGCGAGTAATGAAGAACAGAAACAGTCAGTGGGTAACCAAACCGGTGGCCGTGTTTTTCTTTTTCTACAGACCAATGACTTTTGGCGTGACTATGAGTTGATGAGAGCCAATGGCGTTGTATTCAACGAAGAGCCGCGAGTAGAAGAATATGGGACTGTGGTTGTGTTCCAAGACCTCTACGGTAACAAATGGGACTTACTTCAGTTAAATCGCCCGAACCATTAA
- the sbcD gene encoding exonuclease subunit SbcD, producing MKILHTSDWHLGQKFYNKSRKNEHERFLQWLLEQVTEHNIDAIIVAGDIFDTSTPPSYAREMYNKFVVDSNKIGCQLVLLGGNHDSVSVLKETQKLLKYMGADVIPNTNEEYATQVVELKGKTGDVEALVCAIPFIRPRDVLTSQAGVTGVERQKQLGDAIKQHYQSVYDAAVAKRATFENSDNMPIIATGHLTAMGVKQSDSVRDIYVGNLDGFAADGFPNADYIALGHIHRPQVVAKREYIRYCGSPIPLSFDELKSQKQVCVVEFVEGERTISQLAVPTFQPLAEIKGDLNEIELQLNHYINVEEGQSVWLSIEVQAQDYLSDLQERMRALTEGLNVEVLQLRRARERRNQGLEQESAETLSELTPMDVFEKRIALEEFETDSEKARLERMTIKFKQVIEEVSYGADSQEEIEVPKGTGE from the coding sequence ATGAAGATCCTTCACACGTCCGATTGGCACCTTGGCCAAAAATTCTACAATAAAAGCCGTAAGAACGAACACGAACGGTTCTTACAATGGTTACTTGAGCAAGTTACTGAGCACAACATCGACGCGATAATTGTTGCTGGCGATATTTTCGATACCAGTACGCCACCAAGTTATGCTCGTGAAATGTATAACAAGTTTGTCGTCGATTCGAATAAGATCGGTTGCCAATTAGTGTTATTGGGCGGCAATCATGATTCAGTATCTGTGCTCAAAGAAACTCAGAAATTACTGAAGTACATGGGTGCTGACGTGATTCCCAATACCAATGAAGAATACGCGACTCAGGTTGTCGAACTCAAAGGTAAAACTGGCGATGTAGAAGCGTTGGTGTGCGCGATTCCGTTTATTCGCCCTCGCGATGTATTGACCAGCCAAGCCGGCGTTACTGGTGTTGAGCGTCAAAAGCAATTAGGTGATGCTATCAAACAGCATTATCAAAGTGTCTATGACGCCGCTGTTGCAAAGCGTGCGACGTTTGAAAATAGCGACAATATGCCAATCATCGCAACGGGTCACTTAACCGCAATGGGCGTTAAGCAGTCTGATTCTGTACGTGATATCTACGTTGGTAATCTAGATGGTTTTGCTGCTGATGGTTTCCCTAATGCGGACTATATTGCCCTTGGTCATATCCATCGCCCACAAGTTGTCGCGAAACGTGAATACATTCGTTACTGCGGTTCACCCATTCCGCTCAGTTTTGATGAGCTTAAATCTCAAAAGCAGGTCTGTGTGGTTGAGTTTGTCGAAGGCGAACGCACCATTTCACAACTGGCTGTCCCAACATTCCAACCCCTTGCTGAAATCAAAGGTGATTTGAACGAAATCGAATTGCAGTTGAACCATTACATTAATGTGGAAGAAGGGCAAAGCGTATGGCTGTCGATAGAAGTTCAAGCTCAGGATTACTTGTCTGATTTGCAAGAGCGCATGCGAGCACTAACGGAAGGTTTGAATGTCGAAGTACTTCAATTGAGAAGGGCAAGAGAACGTCGTAATCAAGGGTTAGAGCAAGAGTCTGCTGAAACTTTATCAGAGTTAACTCCAATGGATGTGTTTGAAAAGCGTATTGCTTTAGAAGAGTTTGAAACGGATTCTGAAAAAGCACGTTTAGAACGAATGACTATCAAGTTCAAGCAAGTGATCGAAGAAGTCTCTTACGGTGCGGATAGCCAAGAAGAAATAGAAGTGCCCAAAGGGACAGGTGAGTAA